The following DNA comes from Astatotilapia calliptera chromosome 6, fAstCal1.2, whole genome shotgun sequence.
TCTTTGTTGTGATATTACTATATGTGCGCACATATCTTTGGATAATTTTTTCTTCATCCTTAACCTTGAGCTCTTCAGTTCCGCAGTAGTAAAGGCCTTCATCAGTCTCAGTGATGTTTGTGATCAGCAGGTCATAAGATTGAGAGAAATTGTTCTTTACCAGATGAAAATCAGGAAATGGATTCAGGAGATGGAAGAAAGTAGACTGATAATCTGAGTGTGGGGCACCATATCTCTGATCCAGCCTGGTTTTTAATACCAGGGAAGGCTGCTTCTCATGAGAACAATTCCTGTACCACACTATGTATACTCCAACTGATGATTTACAATCACAGTAGAGAGTGATGTTTTCTCCTGGTCTCACTCTCATCTCTATCACTGATTCATTTCTCAGATCTTGACTCGAAGATAAAGCTCCTGGAagatagaaacaaaaaaatgttcacatatgcacatttaaaaaaaaaaaattcagaatgAAA
Coding sequences within:
- the LOC113023280 gene encoding uncharacterized protein LOC113023280, encoding MRVRPGENITLYCDCKSSVGVYIVWYRNCSHEKQPSLVLKTRLDQRYGAPHSDYQSTFFHLLNPFPDFHLVKNNFSQSYDLLITNITETDEGLYYCGTEELKVKDEEKIIQRYVRTYSNITTKILLHKDSGSSENRCFTASSEHHHETCWILLYSLCPAFAVISSLLSSLLIYYCQKTTKTPQDDEKRYSKRVQKRWNEDEDLCLTQVLFWAQDGYKHQ